The following coding sequences are from one Salvia hispanica cultivar TCC Black 2014 chromosome 3, UniMelb_Shisp_WGS_1.0, whole genome shotgun sequence window:
- the LOC125211667 gene encoding putative RNA-binding protein YlmH isoform X1 has translation MWALRLSTTAGFGTRRAVHSSSRYLRCIYQTAFTTSPLIAPFTSSALDICPPPQAVKTKVDVILNGVGDKDTVEDVKRVLEMANRASLRRVTLHTDFLTPPVLKESMLALEKIADIKMVSQGGYPEAERCRLSVGHPDVLTSDPDIVAALSISGNFGFETCSHGDFLGAILGTGIVRDKLGDIILQGENGAQVLVVPELVDILVSSLDKVRNVSVTCKKIPLLALEYQPPRTKSLKTVEASQRLDAIASAGFKISRSKMADLISNGDVRVNWCTVTKSNTTLKPGDLISVSGKGRVKVGEINSTRKGKFAVELIRFL, from the exons ATGTGGGCGCTACGCCTCTCGACCACTGCCGGCTTCGGCACCCGAAGGGCAGTTCATTCTTCTTCTCGATATCTTCGTTGCATTTATCAAACTGCCTTCACAACTTCCCCTCTAATCGCTCCCTTCACTTCCTCAG CTCTGGACATTTGCCCCCCGCCGCAGGCTGTTAAGACTAAAGTTGACGTTATCCTCAACGGTGTGGGAGATAAGGACACAGTTGAAGATGTCAAGAGAGTTCTAGAAATG GCAAACCGTGCATCATTAAGGCGGGTAACGCTACATACCGACTTTCTCACACCCCCTGTGTTGAAAGAATCAATGCTTGCTCTAGAAAAGATTGCCGACATCAAGATGGTTTCCCAGGGAGGATATCCAGAG GCTGAGCGTTGCCGGCTCTCAGTTGGGCATCCAGATGTATTAACATCTGATCCTGACATTGTTGCGGCACTGAG CATCTCAGGGAATTTCGGATTTGAAACCTGTAGCCATGGTGACTTCCTCGGGGCCATCCTTGGAACTGGGATAGTGAGAGATAAGCTAGGAGACATTATATTGCAG GGAGAAAATGGGGCCCAGGTTCTTGTTGTTCCGGAACTAGTCGATATCCTTGTCTCCTCACTGGACAAG GTGAGAAATGTTTCTGTCACATGTAAAAAGATACCACTGCTAGCTCTTGAATACCAGCCACCGAG GACCAAGTCTTTGAAAACTGTGGAAGCCTCTCAACGACTTGATGCCATAGCTAGTGCTGGTTTCAAAATTTCACGATCTAAAATGGCTGATTTGATCAG CAATGGAGATGTACGCGTCAATTGGTGTACTGTGACAAAGAGCAACACAACTTTGAAACCAGGAGACCTAATATCCGTTAGTGGTAAAGGAAGAGTAAAG GTTGGAGAGATCAACTCTACGAGGAAGGGGAAGTTTGCAGTCGAGCTCATTCGATTTTTGTAG
- the LOC125211667 gene encoding putative RNA-binding protein YlmH isoform X2, translating to MWALRLSTTAGFGTRRAVHSSSRYLRCIYQTAFTTSPLIAPFTSSALDICPPPQAVKTKVDVILNGVGDKDTVEDVKRVLEMANRASLRRVTLHTDFLTPPVLKESMLALEKIADIKMVSQGGYPEAERCRLSVGHPDVLTSDPDIVAALSHGDFLGAILGTGIVRDKLGDIILQGENGAQVLVVPELVDILVSSLDKVRNVSVTCKKIPLLALEYQPPRTKSLKTVEASQRLDAIASAGFKISRSKMADLISNGDVRVNWCTVTKSNTTLKPGDLISVSGKGRVKVGEINSTRKGKFAVELIRFL from the exons ATGTGGGCGCTACGCCTCTCGACCACTGCCGGCTTCGGCACCCGAAGGGCAGTTCATTCTTCTTCTCGATATCTTCGTTGCATTTATCAAACTGCCTTCACAACTTCCCCTCTAATCGCTCCCTTCACTTCCTCAG CTCTGGACATTTGCCCCCCGCCGCAGGCTGTTAAGACTAAAGTTGACGTTATCCTCAACGGTGTGGGAGATAAGGACACAGTTGAAGATGTCAAGAGAGTTCTAGAAATG GCAAACCGTGCATCATTAAGGCGGGTAACGCTACATACCGACTTTCTCACACCCCCTGTGTTGAAAGAATCAATGCTTGCTCTAGAAAAGATTGCCGACATCAAGATGGTTTCCCAGGGAGGATATCCAGAG GCTGAGCGTTGCCGGCTCTCAGTTGGGCATCCAGATGTATTAACATCTGATCCTGACATTGTTGCGGCACTGAG CCATGGTGACTTCCTCGGGGCCATCCTTGGAACTGGGATAGTGAGAGATAAGCTAGGAGACATTATATTGCAG GGAGAAAATGGGGCCCAGGTTCTTGTTGTTCCGGAACTAGTCGATATCCTTGTCTCCTCACTGGACAAG GTGAGAAATGTTTCTGTCACATGTAAAAAGATACCACTGCTAGCTCTTGAATACCAGCCACCGAG GACCAAGTCTTTGAAAACTGTGGAAGCCTCTCAACGACTTGATGCCATAGCTAGTGCTGGTTTCAAAATTTCACGATCTAAAATGGCTGATTTGATCAG CAATGGAGATGTACGCGTCAATTGGTGTACTGTGACAAAGAGCAACACAACTTTGAAACCAGGAGACCTAATATCCGTTAGTGGTAAAGGAAGAGTAAAG GTTGGAGAGATCAACTCTACGAGGAAGGGGAAGTTTGCAGTCGAGCTCATTCGATTTTTGTAG
- the LOC125211667 gene encoding putative RNA-binding protein YlmH isoform X3: MANRASLRRVTLHTDFLTPPVLKESMLALEKIADIKMVSQGGYPEAERCRLSVGHPDVLTSDPDIVAALSISGNFGFETCSHGDFLGAILGTGIVRDKLGDIILQGENGAQVLVVPELVDILVSSLDKVRNVSVTCKKIPLLALEYQPPRTKSLKTVEASQRLDAIASAGFKISRSKMADLISNGDVRVNWCTVTKSNTTLKPGDLISVSGKGRVKVGEINSTRKGKFAVELIRFL, translated from the exons ATG GCAAACCGTGCATCATTAAGGCGGGTAACGCTACATACCGACTTTCTCACACCCCCTGTGTTGAAAGAATCAATGCTTGCTCTAGAAAAGATTGCCGACATCAAGATGGTTTCCCAGGGAGGATATCCAGAG GCTGAGCGTTGCCGGCTCTCAGTTGGGCATCCAGATGTATTAACATCTGATCCTGACATTGTTGCGGCACTGAG CATCTCAGGGAATTTCGGATTTGAAACCTGTAGCCATGGTGACTTCCTCGGGGCCATCCTTGGAACTGGGATAGTGAGAGATAAGCTAGGAGACATTATATTGCAG GGAGAAAATGGGGCCCAGGTTCTTGTTGTTCCGGAACTAGTCGATATCCTTGTCTCCTCACTGGACAAG GTGAGAAATGTTTCTGTCACATGTAAAAAGATACCACTGCTAGCTCTTGAATACCAGCCACCGAG GACCAAGTCTTTGAAAACTGTGGAAGCCTCTCAACGACTTGATGCCATAGCTAGTGCTGGTTTCAAAATTTCACGATCTAAAATGGCTGATTTGATCAG CAATGGAGATGTACGCGTCAATTGGTGTACTGTGACAAAGAGCAACACAACTTTGAAACCAGGAGACCTAATATCCGTTAGTGGTAAAGGAAGAGTAAAG GTTGGAGAGATCAACTCTACGAGGAAGGGGAAGTTTGCAGTCGAGCTCATTCGATTTTTGTAG
- the LOC125210571 gene encoding transmembrane emp24 domain-containing protein p24delta8-like, whose protein sequence is RVFLFWEQLMEIELKKMLDTVQTIHDEMYYLREREEEMQLLNKSTNSKMFWFSFLSILVCLSVTGIQLWHLKSFFEKKKLI, encoded by the exons CGGGTTTTCTTATTTTGGGAGCAGTTGATGGAAATAGAACTGAAGAAAATGCTGGACACAGTCCAAACCATCCACGACGAGATGTACTATCTACGTGAAAG GGAGGAAGAGATGCAACTGCTGAATAAATCTACAAACAGCAAGATGTTCTGGTTTAGTTTTCTATCGATTCTTGTGTGCCTATCTGTAACTGGAATTCAGCTATGGCATTTGAAGTCTTTCTTCGAGAAGAAGAAGCTTATTTAA